A segment of the Aureliella helgolandensis genome:
AATTGGTGCCCGTCTATCGCCAGCTCCTGAGCGATGCATTGACGCCCGTCTCTGCATTTTCACTGCTGGATGACGGCGAATCGGCTGCCTGCTTGTTCGAGAGCGTCATTGGTGGGGAGAAAGTAGGTCGCTATAGCTTCATTGCCGTTCGACCTCGCGGCCGGATTTTCGCACATGGGTTGGAAGTTACCACCAATTTTGGTGGACAGGAAAAAACGGAGACGGTCGCCGATCCACTGGACAGTCTGTGGGATACGGTGGCTGGCAAACGCATCGCCGATTTGCCCGAATTGCCTCCCCTGTCTGGTGGGGCGATCGGCTACGCGGGGTACGACGTCGTGCGGTATGTCGAGCATCTTCCCAATGCCCCCGAGGATGATCGGGGGCTGCCCGATATCGATTTCTCCATTTTCGATGACCTCGTCATCTTCGATCATGTCACCAAATCACTGTTTGTAGTGGCCATCATGCACTGTGATGAGTTCGACAGTGCCGAAGCGGCCTACGCGGCGGGCAGCCAGCGTTTGCAGGAATTGACCGAGCAACTGCAGCAGCCTCACCGGGGTCTGACCGCTACCGATTTTTGTACCGGTGAATCAGAGCCACTCCAGCCGATAAGCAATTTCACGCAAGCCGAGTTTGAAGCGGCGGTTGAAAAGTGCACGGAGTACATCCGGGCAGGCGATATTTTTCAAGTGGTGATTAGCCAGCGAATGGAGCTGCCCAATCTGTGCGAGCCCTTTGAGGTCTATCGCTCGCTGCGGGTCGTGAACCCCAGTCCCTTTATGTTCTACGTGCGCACCCCGGCAGTCACGCTGGTGGGGGCGTCGCCCGAAGTGATGTGTCGGGTCGTGGGGGGCGTGATGACGGTGCGACCTCTGGCCGGAACGCGAAAACGTGGCAAGACCGCCCGCGAAGATACGGAGCTGGCTGCAGAACTTTTGGCCGATCCCAAGGAGCGGGCCGAACATGTGATGTTGGTCGACCTGGGACGCAACGATGTTGGTCGCGTCGCTAAGTATGGAACCGTAGAGTTGAGCGATGTGATGACGGTTGAACACTACAGCCATGTGATGCACATCAGTTCGAATGTGCAGGGAGAATTACGCGAGGGCTTGACCGCCATGGATGGGCTAAAAGCCAGCTTGCCGGCCGGAACGGTGAGCGGGGCGCCGAAGGTGCGGGCCATGGAAGTGATTGACGAAATTGAACCGCACCGACGTGGCCCCTACGCGGGCGCCGTCGGCTATATCGATTATTCCGGGGATATGGATACTTGCATCGCCCTCCGAACTCTGGTGTTCAGTGGTGATAAGATTTATGTGCAGGCAGGTGCCGGTATCGTCGCGGACAGCATCCCGAGTGAAGAGTTTCAAGAGACGCTGAATAAAGCTGGCGCCATGCTAAAAGCGATCGAAACCACTGTCGCCCGCACCGGTAAGTCCAATACAGCCCACTCGTAGAATGGCCCCCCGGGCCGTTGTAGCTGTTTCGTCTCCATGGTCTCCTCCTTCCATCCGCAAATTGCCGTTAGGATCGCGGTTTCAGTCTTGCTGTGCTGACAGCCTCCTCAGACCACCTTGTAGCATCGATCACTCTTCCTCGCTCACCGGGCTGTTGAAATAGTAACCCGCCGCGTGAGCAAGGGGAGATAACCTCTGCTACAAGGGAATTAAGGATGCTACCTCCGCATTAAGATTCGATTTGCTATTAAATCAACAGCCCGTCACGCGGCGGGTTGCAATAGAAAGCGTCTGTAGCCGTCACTGCCAGCCCTCCGGTAGAATGCCCCCCCCCCCCCCCCCCCCCCCGGGCCGTTGCCACTGTTTCTCCCCATCGTCTCCTGATTCATCCGCAAGATGCCGTTAGGATCGCGGTTTCAGTCTTGCTGTGCTGGCAGCCTCCGCAGAACACGCTTGTAGCATCGACCACTCTTCCTCGCTCACGCGGCGGTTTACATTTGGAAGCGTCTGTAGCCGTCACTGCCATCCCTCCGGTAGAATGGCCCCCCGGGCCGTTACCACTGTTTCTCCCCATCGTCTCCTGATTCATCCGCAAGATGCCGTTAGGATCGCGGTTTCAGTCTTGCTGTGCTGGTAGCCTTCTCAGACCACCTTGTTGCATCGGCCACTTTTCCTTGCTCACGCGGCGGGTTACAATTGGAAGCGTCTGTAGCCGTCACTGCCATCCCTCCGGTAGAATGGCCCCCCGGGCCGTTGCCACTGTTTCTCCCCATCGTCTCCTGATTCATCCGCAAGATGCCGTTAGGATCGCGGTTTCAGTCTTGCTGTGCTGGTAGCCTCCGCAGAACACGCTTGTAGCATCGATCACTCTTCCTTGCTCACGCGCGGGTTACAATTGAAAGCGTCTGTAGCCGTCACTGCCATCCCTCCGGTAGAATGGCCCCCCGGGCCGTTACCACTGTTTCTCCCCATCGTCTCCTGATTCATCCGCAAGATGCCGTTAGGATCGCGGTTTCAGTCTTGCTGTGCTGGTAGCCTTCTCAGACCACCTTGTTGCATCGGCCACTCTTCCTTGCTCACGCGGCGGTTTACAATTGGAAGCGTCTGTAGCCGTCACTGCCAGCCCTCCGGTAGAATGGCCCCCCGGGCCGTTACCACTGTTTCTCCCCATCGTCTCCTGATTCATCCGCAAGATGCCGTTAGGATCGCGGTTTCAGTCTTGCTGTGCTGGTAGCCTTCTCAGACCACCTTGTTGTATCGGCCACTCTTCCTTGCTCACGCGGCGGTTTACAATTGGAAGCGTCTGTAGCCGTCACTGCCATCCCTCCGGTAGAATGCCCCCCCGGGCCGTTGCCACTGTTTCTCCTCATTTCTTTTCGTTGGCCCCCTCCATTCGACTGCGAGGAGCGACCGGCATTGGTTATACCTCAGGAGCAGGTGCCGTATTTGTTTCTTGGAGTTCAGGGAGGGCGGCAGGCTCTGCCGATATGGGCTGTGGAGGAGTTTCTGTGGGGGCCGTTAGTTGTTCTGGATCGGTTGGCGGAAGTGCTGCAGAAGTTTCGGGAGGCTGCGGTGCGTTTGCTGGGGTGGGGGATAGGAAAGTGGGAGAGGGTGTTTGAGGTGAAATGGTTTGTTCAGCTTCAAGAGGTGCTGGAGAGCTGGGTTGTATTGGCGCTATCGATCGTGGTCGCTGCGAATCGAAGGTGTTCGGTGCATACGCACCGCCCCTTGCGGCATTTCCTGGGTCGAAGCTTCGATCGAAGCCTCGGTCTGAGCTTCGGTCTGAGCTTCGGTCTGAGCTTCGTGCTGGGGGCGTTGTCATGGCACCAGTTGTTATGCCATAACTGCCACCGAAGTTGTTGGGAAGCGTGTTTTGGAGCGGTTCATACTCCCAGTCGAGTGCATCGCGCTGGCCGAGCAGTGAACGGAAGTGGCGGTCGATGATCTGGTCGCGTTGTTCCTGCCTCTGGGACAATACCGCAGCAGCCTCTTGGGTTGCCTCTTGAATCACTCGCAGTTTTTCTAGCTGCGCGGCATGCCTTTCGTCAAACTCCTGCTCAAGCAGCTTTTTGAGTTCTTCCAGCTGGGCCGGTTGTCGCTGGTTGTTGGGTTGCGATTGCAAACTAAGCAGCAGTGCTCGTCGTTGCATCTCAAGCGGGGTCGGCTGGCGGGGGCGCGCGGTCCCTTTTGCCGAAGGAGAGGGGCCGCTGAGGTGGCCGTAGGGAACTATGTCGCTAGTCGAATTGTATGGGACAGAACTGCCAAACTGCTGAATACCGGGGCGTCCCGCGGGGATCGAGGTGGTCGTGGGCTGCGCAGCGTATTCCGTCGGGTAGCCATCTCCCGCGTACGACGCGACTGGTTGGCGATTGCTAGTGCTTTGCCTGCCGCCGGGAGCAGACTGAGCCGTTTCGTAGGGCCTCGCTGGTGCATCCCGGCGCTCGCTGGATGGCTCACTGAAATTCTGCACCACTGACGTCGTTTCAAGAATCGGTTGGCGGGGAGGGAATATTCCCCAGTCTCGCGAAGAGGTGTTGAGGCTCAGGCCAATGGCCAAGGCTCCCCCACCGACGATCGCGCTGGAGATATATCGTACGGCCTGCTTTCGCCACAGTTTGGGAGCAGATGCTTGTTGGGTCATTGTCAAAACTCCATTTCAAAGGGATCATCGTCGTAGGCACGCAACGTCCATTGGCCAGTGGGTGCCATTGGTGATTTATTGTCTTATGAGTGGTAGTGGTGGCAGCCCTAGCTCGGTTCGGAGTTCATTGAGTTTGAGCTCAATGTCGCCCATCATTTGCCACCGCATCTCGTCGACCCTTTCTTTGGATTCGTGGACTTCTGCAACAGTGCTCGAAGGCGGGGCAGCCGCTGCCGAAAAGTCTTGAAGTCTGGGAGAGCCGGTTGGTTCATCTAGTTTTGCGGCGAGCCAGGGCGTCGCGATAGTGGCACCTAAAACGAGCAATCCTACCAGTCCAGCCAGCACGCTCCAGCCCCAGGTAGCACGCTTCCAGTTGGCCGCGGAGCCTTGCATCGACTTGGGAAGTGGGGTTTGATGGGGAGCCCGGCTGTGGGCCAAGCAAGCTCTCAGCAGTTGCGCCGCCTCTTCTGCACTGGCGATCCTGTGGTTGACGTCGGGCGCCATCAGGACTGCTAGAAGCCTATCAAACCACGCCGGGTAGCGCTCATTGAGTTGCAACACGAGATCGCGAGGCGCTTCGCCGATCGAACGTAGAATCTCAAAGGTCGAACTGCCTTGGACTGGCGGACGGCCGGTCGCCAGGGCGTAGAGCACTCCGCCGAGTGAATAGAGGTCGCTGCGGTGATCGATCGAACTGCTTCGCGCCTGTTCGGGACTCATGTACTGGGGCGTGCCCGCTAGCATGCCGCTGCCAGTCAGGGTGGCGTCGTCCAGGGCGCGAGCCAATCCAAAATCGGTAATGAGGACACGAAAGCCGCCTTCATCGAGCATTAGATTGGCCGGCTTAATGTCGCGATGCACAATCCCCTGCTCGTGAGCTGCCGAAAGGCCCTCGGCGATTTGGAGTCCGATCGAAAGCACTCGCTCGAGCGGCAAGGGGCCTTCTGCGTCGAGATGCTGTTGTAGATTGCCTCCGGCAATGTAGGGCATGACCAGATAAGGAAGACTGCGTTCGGTGGAAATCGCGTAAATGGGGACGATGTTGGGATGCACGATCGCTGCTGCCGCTTGCGCCTCGCGGAAGAAGCGTTGTCGCGCTGCACCGGTCGTGGCCAGCATCGGTGACAATAACTTGATGGCTAAACTGCGTTGTAAGTGTGGGTCGCGGGCTCTCAACACGACTCCCATACCCCCCTGCCCCACCACGTGGCTGACAGGCAGGCCATCGAGTTGCCCCAAGATTGCTTGGCCGGACGCGTCGATTGCCTCCGTCGGCGGTTGCAGTAATCCCAAGACCCAGTGCTCGTGGTCAAACTGAGTG
Coding sequences within it:
- the trpE gene encoding anthranilate synthase component I, whose product is MLVSPVLERFAQLAQNHELVPVYRQLLSDALTPVSAFSLLDDGESAACLFESVIGGEKVGRYSFIAVRPRGRIFAHGLEVTTNFGGQEKTETVADPLDSLWDTVAGKRIADLPELPPLSGGAIGYAGYDVVRYVEHLPNAPEDDRGLPDIDFSIFDDLVIFDHVTKSLFVVAIMHCDEFDSAEAAYAAGSQRLQELTEQLQQPHRGLTATDFCTGESEPLQPISNFTQAEFEAAVEKCTEYIRAGDIFQVVISQRMELPNLCEPFEVYRSLRVVNPSPFMFYVRTPAVTLVGASPEVMCRVVGGVMTVRPLAGTRKRGKTAREDTELAAELLADPKERAEHVMLVDLGRNDVGRVAKYGTVELSDVMTVEHYSHVMHISSNVQGELREGLTAMDGLKASLPAGTVSGAPKVRAMEVIDEIEPHRRGPYAGAVGYIDYSGDMDTCIALRTLVFSGDKIYVQAGAGIVADSIPSEEFQETLNKAGAMLKAIETTVARTGKSNTAHS
- a CDS encoding serine/threonine-protein kinase, encoding MIARGGNQCDPTALAELLDDQLSGQDQQSVAEHLSHCHDCQHQLEALAGETRWWNDAREVLSQFALQASDTQRDAELTPKSPTDQPPTAEKSSATQFDHEHWVLGLLQPPTEAIDASGQAILGQLDGLPVSHVVGQGGMGVVLRARDPHLQRSLAIKLLSPMLATTGAARQRFFREAQAAAAIVHPNIVPIYAISTERSLPYLVMPYIAGGNLQQHLDAEGPLPLERVLSIGLQIAEGLSAAHEQGIVHRDIKPANLMLDEGGFRVLITDFGLARALDDATLTGSGMLAGTPQYMSPEQARSSSIDHRSDLYSLGGVLYALATGRPPVQGSSTFEILRSIGEAPRDLVLQLNERYPAWFDRLLAVLMAPDVNHRIASAEEAAQLLRACLAHSRAPHQTPLPKSMQGSAANWKRATWGWSVLAGLVGLLVLGATIATPWLAAKLDEPTGSPRLQDFSAAAAPPSSTVAEVHESKERVDEMRWQMMGDIELKLNELRTELGLPPLPLIRQ